In Hamadaea flava, a genomic segment contains:
- a CDS encoding GrpB family protein, whose product MADYDPAWPVMAEAAMTELRTALPDTILELEHIGSTAVPGLAAKPVIDLMAAVVSLDTVEGATLGRLGYRRHFNGMEDRLLYVRERDERRTHILHVVTSASWPTRNQRILRDYLREHPADADRYAQLKREIAGLPGYSGRKTALIQELTDGARAERGLPSVPVWEKGR is encoded by the coding sequence ATCGCTGACTACGACCCGGCGTGGCCGGTCATGGCGGAGGCGGCCATGACCGAACTCCGGACGGCGTTGCCCGACACCATTCTGGAGCTTGAGCACATCGGCTCGACTGCCGTTCCGGGCCTTGCCGCCAAGCCGGTGATCGATCTGATGGCGGCGGTAGTGTCATTGGACACTGTGGAGGGGGCCACGCTGGGAAGGCTCGGCTATCGGCGCCACTTCAACGGTATGGAGGATCGCCTGCTCTATGTCCGTGAGCGCGACGAGCGGCGTACGCACATTCTGCATGTCGTGACTTCGGCGAGCTGGCCTACGCGCAACCAGCGCATCCTGCGTGACTATCTGCGCGAGCATCCCGCCGACGCGGACCGGTACGCCCAGCTGAAACGGGAGATCGCCGGGCTGCCCGGCTACTCCGGCCGTAAGACCGCACTGATTCAGGAACTCACCGACGGGGCGCGGGCAGAGCGAGGGCTGCCCTCCGTCCCCGTGTGGGAGAAGGGGCGCTGA
- a CDS encoding gas vesicle protein K produces the protein MTATDQPLSGRIELDRDSAERGFAALVLTIVELIRQLMERQALRRVDQGDLTDDQIERIGSTLMALDEQMTTLCDHFGLRPEDLNLDLGPLGTLLPQDVAR, from the coding sequence ATGACCGCCACCGATCAGCCGCTCAGCGGCCGCATCGAACTCGATCGCGACTCCGCCGAGCGAGGCTTCGCCGCACTCGTCCTCACGATCGTCGAACTGATCCGGCAACTCATGGAGCGCCAGGCACTGCGACGCGTCGACCAAGGCGACCTCACCGACGACCAGATCGAACGGATCGGGTCGACGCTGATGGCGCTCGACGAGCAGATGACCACACTCTGCGATCACTTCGGACTGCGGCCGGAGGACCTGAACCTGGATCTCGGCCCGCTCGGCACGCTGCTGCCGCAGGACGTGGCCCGCTGA
- a CDS encoding gas vesicle protein, which yields MQPYDSAGQSIITPAAQTSLVDILDRVLASGVVITGDVTISIAEVDLIHLSLNALLASAVGGEDHR from the coding sequence GTGCAGCCCTATGATTCCGCCGGACAATCGATCATCACTCCGGCCGCGCAGACGTCGCTGGTCGACATCCTGGACCGCGTCCTGGCCAGCGGCGTCGTCATCACCGGAGACGTGACGATCTCCATCGCCGAAGTCGACCTGATCCACCTATCACTGAACGCGCTGCTCGCGTCTGCGGTCGGCGGCGAGGATCACCGATGA
- a CDS encoding GvpL/GvpF family gas vesicle protein, giving the protein MPSSSGLWLYAVTRRSEELSGLLMPSGIRGLPVTLRDAGDLVAVTTMLDLDESPTADLETALNDLPTLEPIARAHHAVIATVAWTGATLPARLATIISDDESLDRLLADRRPRLHAALDQVAGRTELGVKIFPGATPTDVTDPAGDDSATGAGARYLQRRRAELDAGRRAAARTAATAQTIYRVLARHSQRAQQNPVGRVPRAEVPLLNGAFLVYDRDIGVFLGTVDGLRAANPEVRVDITGPWPAYSFAEMSLDEAQVRGEADRAAL; this is encoded by the coding sequence ATGCCTAGCTCATCAGGACTCTGGCTGTACGCGGTCACCCGGCGCTCCGAGGAGTTGAGCGGGCTGCTCATGCCCAGCGGAATCAGGGGCCTGCCGGTGACCCTCCGGGACGCCGGCGATCTCGTCGCGGTCACGACGATGCTGGACCTGGACGAGTCGCCGACGGCGGACCTGGAGACGGCACTGAACGACCTGCCGACCCTCGAGCCCATCGCGCGCGCCCACCACGCGGTCATCGCCACCGTCGCGTGGACCGGCGCCACGCTGCCGGCGCGATTGGCCACGATCATCTCCGACGACGAAAGCCTCGACCGCCTGCTGGCTGACCGGCGGCCGCGGCTGCACGCCGCACTCGACCAGGTCGCCGGGCGTACCGAACTCGGGGTCAAGATCTTTCCGGGAGCCACGCCAACCGACGTCACCGACCCGGCCGGCGACGATTCCGCGACCGGAGCGGGCGCGCGATATCTCCAACGGCGACGTGCCGAGCTGGACGCCGGCCGCAGAGCCGCCGCCCGCACCGCCGCGACCGCCCAGACGATCTATCGCGTGCTGGCCCGGCACAGCCAGCGGGCCCAGCAGAATCCGGTCGGCCGGGTACCGCGAGCGGAAGTACCGCTACTCAACGGAGCCTTCCTCGTCTACGACCGCGACATCGGCGTCTTCCTGGGCACGGTCGACGGCCTGCGCGCGGCCAACCCGGAGGTACGCGTCGACATCACCGGGCCCTGGCCTGCGTACTCGTTCGCCGAAATGAGCCTGGATGAAGCCCAAGTGAGAGGGGAGGCGGATCGTGCAGCCCTATGA